One Bacteroidota bacterium genomic region harbors:
- the uvrC gene encoding excinuclease ABC subunit UvrC, with product MTDALAEKLAHLPTQPGVYQHKDAGGTILYVGKAKNLRNRVRSYFQESRPRDARLRILVSKIVDVEVIVTDTEAEALILENNLIKRHQPRYNVNLKDDKTYPYICIKRERFPRVFPTRTVRKDGSEYFGPYTDGKALKLMLKTIKDLFKLRTCSLRLSKGNVEAGKFEPCLEYHIQNCKGPCVGYQSEEDYDAAIDQIRQLLNGKTKALVGIVKDEMQAAALAKDFERAAELRDRMRALQKYAEKQKVVTTEEVDRDLFALAIDREDDAAVGVLFKVREGKIIGRQHKILRRFEGVEDAELMQRFVEAHYADATFFPDEAYLSHDVASPEPIEAVLREGRGKKVPLKTPARGEKASLMRMVEANADLLLGEWKRQKIARGEERIPRSVTALQRDLGLKKPPRRIECFDISHLGGTGTVASCVVFEDGKPKKSDYRTYKIRSVPDGKPDDFQSMREATERRYNRMVQENGPWPDLVIIDGGKGQLSSVMESLKRTEVVGRFAIVSLAKRLEEVYKPGLSDPVMIPRTSSSLRLLQRARDEAHRFAVTAQRKQRAIKTLRTELTEIDGIGAKTARKLLSTFGSVKGVQAASEDALADEVGPSAASKVRAYFDTPPAERAENEA from the coding sequence ATGACCGACGCGCTCGCCGAGAAGCTCGCTCACCTCCCCACCCAGCCGGGCGTCTACCAGCACAAAGACGCCGGGGGCACCATCCTCTACGTCGGCAAGGCCAAGAACCTGCGCAACCGCGTCCGGAGCTACTTCCAGGAGTCGCGCCCCCGCGATGCGCGCCTGCGCATCCTCGTCTCCAAAATCGTCGATGTCGAGGTCATCGTCACCGACACCGAGGCCGAGGCGCTCATCCTCGAAAACAACCTCATCAAGCGCCACCAGCCGCGCTACAACGTCAACCTCAAAGACGACAAGACCTACCCCTACATCTGCATCAAGCGCGAGCGCTTCCCGCGCGTCTTTCCCACGCGGACGGTGCGTAAGGACGGCTCGGAGTACTTCGGCCCGTACACCGACGGCAAGGCGCTGAAGCTGATGCTCAAGACGATCAAGGACCTCTTCAAGCTGCGCACGTGCTCGCTGCGGCTCTCGAAGGGCAACGTCGAGGCCGGCAAGTTCGAGCCGTGCCTGGAGTACCACATCCAGAACTGCAAGGGCCCCTGCGTAGGCTACCAGTCCGAGGAGGACTACGACGCCGCCATCGACCAAATCCGGCAACTGCTGAACGGCAAGACGAAGGCGCTCGTGGGCATCGTCAAGGACGAAATGCAGGCCGCCGCCTTGGCAAAGGACTTCGAGCGCGCCGCCGAGCTGCGCGACCGGATGCGGGCGCTCCAGAAGTACGCCGAGAAACAGAAAGTCGTCACCACCGAGGAGGTCGACCGTGACCTCTTCGCGCTCGCCATCGACCGCGAGGACGACGCAGCCGTGGGCGTGCTCTTCAAGGTGCGCGAGGGCAAGATCATCGGCCGCCAGCACAAGATCCTGCGCCGCTTCGAGGGCGTCGAGGACGCCGAGCTGATGCAGCGCTTCGTGGAGGCGCACTACGCCGACGCGACGTTCTTCCCCGACGAGGCCTACCTGTCCCACGACGTGGCCTCGCCCGAGCCCATCGAGGCCGTGTTGCGCGAGGGGCGCGGCAAGAAGGTGCCCCTCAAGACCCCGGCGCGCGGCGAGAAGGCGAGCCTCATGCGGATGGTCGAGGCCAATGCCGACCTGCTGCTCGGCGAGTGGAAGCGGCAGAAGATCGCCCGCGGCGAGGAGCGCATCCCGCGCAGCGTCACCGCCCTCCAGCGCGACCTCGGCCTCAAGAAGCCGCCCCGCCGCATCGAGTGCTTCGACATCTCGCACCTCGGCGGCACGGGCACCGTGGCGAGTTGCGTGGTCTTCGAGGACGGCAAGCCGAAGAAGTCCGACTACCGCACGTACAAGATCCGCTCGGTCCCCGACGGCAAGCCCGACGACTTCCAGAGCATGCGCGAGGCGACGGAGCGGCGCTACAACCGCATGGTGCAGGAAAACGGCCCCTGGCCCGACCTCGTCATCATCGACGGCGGCAAAGGGCAGCTCAGCTCGGTGATGGAGTCGCTGAAGCGCACCGAGGTCGTCGGCCGCTTTGCCATCGTGAGCCTCGCCAAGCGGCTGGAGGAGGTCTACAAGCCTGGGCTGTCGGACCCCGTGATGATCCCGCGCACGTCGAGCAGCCTGCGCCTGCTCCAACGTGCCCGCGACGAGGCGCACCGCTTCGCCGTGACGGCCCAGCGCAAGCAGCGCGCGATCAAGACGCTCCGCACCGAGCTTACCGAGATCGACGGCATCGGCGCGAAGACCGCGCGCAAGCTGCTCTCGACCTTCGGCAGCGTAAAAGGCGTCCAGGCTGCCTCCGAGGACGCCCTCGCCGACGAGGTCGGTCCATCGGCAGCCAGCAAGGTCAGGGCCTATTTCGACACCCCACCGGCTGAGCGCGCGGAGAATGAGGCCTAG